One Nitrososphaerales archaeon DNA window includes the following coding sequences:
- the lipB gene encoding lipoyl(octanoyl) transferase LipB — MTASLLDLGTVEYGKAWELQKVLVERRARDEVPDTLILLEHPHVVTLGRKTSPANLNPQGVPVFTVERGGDATYHGPGQLVGYPIVKLHDHDVRRHVKVIEKALIASVGRFGIEAGLEEGHPGVWVAGRKLASIGVAVTNWVTYHGFALNVNTDMSYFNLIRPCGLDPSTMTSMEMLLGRRLEFAAVRSAVAKEFSSAAGEAFVRQEPAKLPSLAKH, encoded by the coding sequence ATGACGGCCTCGCTTCTGGACCTCGGCACCGTAGAGTACGGCAAGGCCTGGGAACTGCAGAAGGTCCTTGTGGAGCGGAGGGCGAGAGACGAGGTCCCAGACACGCTGATTCTTCTCGAACACCCGCATGTCGTCACGCTGGGAAGGAAGACCAGCCCGGCCAACCTGAACCCCCAGGGCGTACCAGTTTTCACGGTCGAGCGAGGCGGCGACGCGACCTATCACGGTCCGGGGCAGCTCGTCGGCTACCCAATCGTGAAGCTTCACGACCACGATGTGAGGAGGCACGTGAAGGTCATTGAGAAGGCGCTAATCGCTTCAGTGGGGAGGTTCGGCATCGAAGCTGGGCTTGAGGAAGGCCATCCAGGCGTCTGGGTCGCAGGCAGGAAGCTCGCCTCAATCGGCGTGGCCGTCACGAACTGGGTGACCTACCACGGTTTCGCGCTTAACGTCAACACCGACATGTCGTACTTCAACCTGATCAGGCCGTGCGGGCTCGACCCTTCGACGATGACCTCGATGGAGATGCTTCTCGGGAGGCGGCTGGAATTTGCGGCAGTGAGAAGCGCTGTCGCCAAGGAGTTCTCATCCGCGGCTGGCGAAGCGTTCGTGAGACAGGAGCCAGCCAAGCTACCGAGCCTCGCGAAACATTAA